The genomic interval tgttaaactaaccaatcctaacattgtaacatgattatctaactaattatatcccaccaccttaattggtttaaacccaacaaaattaattatacagcagacagaaacaatcccagaaccaggcagagattatacagacaaacaatagggaaatggggacgaCAGTGAtggaacaacaaagaaatgaggatttcacaccccagctattgataagtgagttcctgccagacaggatgctatcaaactaaattttatttaaatcttcTAGGCTCCTCTCTTTCTCTGAAGGTGATAGATTGGATCGCTTTTTTTAACAGCCCAAAActgccttatttcagtgtgactggtgaTGATGTGATCATttgcttcctagcttatggctgcctctgctgcttagccaaagaccttagcctaagaacaaggcctcagactatcctaggGAGAGAAGGCCTATAAGCAGGcagagtgattttgattcttgttTTGTACATCTAACTGAGAATTTAGGTACATATGTTTATCATTGAgctaaagtataggcctttgcagacagacctgaatatctatatcctaacagtagtGTTCACGTTAACCCTAATTTAAGAGTAAGGCTTTAATGACTTGGTGCTCTTTTTACAGCAGACGTAGCTGCATTACTGAATGTGTGTTGGGTCTTACATTGCAAATACCTCTTATAGCAAAACTATTTGCAAGTTCTAAACAGGTCATTTTCTCTGTGGAACATGAAAAATGATCCTTCATTGTGCATTTATTTGACTTctctttggggaggggagggaatagaGGAACTTCCGGGATCCTCTACTTGctcataagaatggacatactgggtcaaaccaaaggtccatctatcccactatcctgtcttccatcagtggccagtgccaggtgccccagagggaatgaacagaacagataatcaagtgatccatcccctgtcacccattcccagcttctggcaaacaaactTATGGTTACCATCCatgcccaacctggctaatagccgttgatggacctatcctccatgaatttatctagttcttttttgaaccctgttagtcttgtccttcacaacatcctctggcaaagagttccacaggttgactgtgcgttgtgtgaagaaatacttctttttttttaaaaaaaaaaaaacctgctgtctattaatttcacttggtgacccctagatcttgtgttatgagaaggagtaaataacacttccttatttactttctccacatccatcatgattttatagactctcTCGTATTTCCCCCCCAGTcatctttttccaagctgaaaacttccagtcttattaattgcttctcatatgaaagctgttccatacctttaatcatttttgttgccctttttctgaaccttttccagttccaatatatttttttgagatggggtgatcacatctgcatgcagtattaaagatgtgggcataccatggatttatatagaagcaatatatgttctgtcgtcttatctatctctttcttaatggttcccaacattatcctccttttttttttttttgactgctgctgcacattgagtggatgcttcagagaactatctgcaATGACTCAAAaatcttttttgagtggtaacagctaatttagaccctcaTTTTATAATTACAGTTGGAATTGTTTTCTAGtgtgcattcctttgcatttatcaagattgaatttcatctgctattttgttgcccagtcacccatgtGCACGTAGCCCTTCGTCTACAGCAGATCTCTCGAGCTATACGTTCCCTCCCTCCAATGCCCAACAGGGCTCCAAATAACTCACTTAAAGATTCGGGGGTGGGGCTAGAGGACAGTTGACTTGTGTAATGCAAGGTGCTCCCTGCCCATGAATCTTGGGACCCAAATTCAGAATGCTTATTCCTCTTTCCAGTGCCTGGAATCGCTCAACCTAGAACATGCTTATAAAGTAAAATTTAGAAGCAGTCTGAATGTACTGATATAAATGGATGGGTAACAGTTGTTAGGATAGTCAAGCCTTTACCCTGAAGACTACTAAGATGCCCTTATGGCAAGTCCTAAATCTTTGTTTATGGAAGTAGAAGCTGTATCGAAGAATTAAACCACTGTCTTGCCATTACTCTTGCTTCAAAGGGCTATTGGAGCATGCACTTTTAATTGATGGTACTTCATTTAACCAAGTGAAATTTTGACCCGGTAGACTAAGCAGTGTCAATAGCTGACTGAAGCCTTTTGAGTGCTACAAAAGTTACTTGGCTCTAATCGTAGTAAGTATatcattcatagaatatcaaagACCAGTGGCACGAAAGGTTGAGACAACTGGTAACTTGGTTAGCTGCAGCAGATAGCCACTGATGTCTTTTGTGCCTTGTCAAGCCTTATGTATTTCATACTGTGTTTAGTGTCTTTCCAAAGTCTGCTAAAGAAGACTTAGTATATTTGAGAGAGGCATTTCCCTGCATGGCAACCCTGTACCTGGCTTAGCCTGCCAGTTGAACCAGTGTCATGGGCCATGACGGCTACTGCTGCCTACTGGCAGCTACTTGGGGTGTAAAAGAGGTAGTACCTCCAAGTCAGGACAGTCACATTTTTCACTCATCTTTCTGCACCAAGCTCTGACATAAGAATGGTCACAATGGGtcagtatcccatcttctgacagtagcTACTGTCATATGCCTCAGGAAAATGAGCAGAACAAGGCAGTTATTGAGAGATCCATCCACTGGGCCACAACCGTAGTGTGGGGTTGCATGCCTGACCATCTTGgtcaatagccattgatggacctgtcctccatgtaTTTATCTAATTCTTAGACCTTCACAACGTCCGCTGGCAAAGAGTTCTATAGGTTGGCTGCATGTTGTGGTAAGTACAcacaatggttattagccaagatggtcagggatgcacaCCCCATGTTTTGGACGTCCCTTAAACCTCTGACCTCCAGAATCTGAGACTGGATGATAGGAGATGGATTGCTCAataaattgccctcttctgttcattccctctgaagcatctggcactagtcACTTTCAGAAGATGTGATAGTGGGCTaaatgggccattggtctgatgcagtgTGGCCATTATTATGTGAGAGCTGGCTGCAAAGTGAGGatcagtttaaaaagaaactcAGAGTGCAactgtcctgattttcagaagtactgctTCTCCTTCTATACCCATATAATCAAAATCTGATAGTGGCCTCTCAAACCATTTTCCCCCATATCTGATGGGGTGAAACCAGCTGCATGCTGGCATCGCTCCTCTTGAGTATCCTTCATAGCCACTCTGAATTATGCAACGGACAACCTTCAAGAGGGCATTtacataagtagggccctaccaaattcacagccatggaaTAATGTGTCCTAGTTAATGAAACTTGGCCTCCCCCCTGTGgtctttttgtgtgcttttaccctactggggggtgggagaccagtgtttctcaaactggggggttctgatccaaaaggaagttgcaggaaGATTACAAGGTTATTTTAtaggggtcatggtattgccacccttacttctacacttccttcagacctgggcagccaaagagtggtggctgttggctgggtgcctagctctgaaggcagcaccccaccagcagcagtgcagaggtaagGTGGCAATACCAGGCAAGGccaccttacttctgtgttgctgtcttcagagctggacagccagAGAGTAGCAGctgctgagggcccagctctgcaggcagacgTAAGGGTGGTAATGCCATAtcatgccatccttatttctgtgctgctgctggcggtcagtctgtctgtcttcaGAGCTGCACTCCCaaccagcagccaccgctctctagCAGCCAGGCTGtaaaggcagcagcacagaaataagagtAGCAGTATTGTAACCCCTCTTACAGTGCCCTTGTGAACCCCCATCTCctttgtgggtcaggacccctacaattacaacactgggAAATtccagatttaaatagctgaaatgatgaaatttacaatttttgaaATCCCATGACCGTGAGATTGACCAAAATGGAAACATGAATTGGGTAGGGCCCTGTACATAAGGCAAAGAACTGATAGAAAACTCTTCAGTCTCAAAAAGCTTACAACACAAGTCCTTGAGGAACTAGTATGTTTAAGTCCTTTTTGTGAATCATGGTGCTCTACTTAGTCATAGTGTAAGTGATCTACAGCTTATTCTGGACAAGTTTTCAGAGGCAGCTAAacaaaacttatgctcaaataaattggttagtctctaaggtgccacaagtactcctttttctttttgcgaatacagactacaacggctgctactctgaaacctaaacaatTTGGATTCACCATCAACCGGGGGcaaaaaatgaaatctttttcTAACCAGTCCCATCAACCACTGCACAAACATCCTCCTCAGTGGTATAAAAAGAATGTCAAACGCTTCACATATTGTGGTAGTCCCATCTCAAGTGATAGTTCCCTGGTTCAAGAAATaccaaacagaaaataaaggcaAGCCAGGCTTTTTGAGTCATTCATCACAGGATACTCTATCAGCAGATCATCACTGTCATCAAAACTGATATTCAGTGTAGCATCCCTTTATACAGGTGAGAGAAATGCTGTCTTTGCTCTCTTCTGAAGGTCTGCTGGCAAGACCAAGTATCAAACTTTTCATCCGGCGGGGAGGGGAACGGAACAAACCACACTGAGACAATGGTTATCAGAAGCTCAGCTTTGATGGACAGGTCACATCAGAAGTGGGGGTGCTGGACTTTTTGGGGGCATATAAGATGAGCTGAAACTCAAACGCAGCAAGGGGTGGTCAGTGTAAATGCCTCTGCCACCCTTAAGCAGCATCTCAACTCGTGTGGCCTAAGTATTTCTCGTTGCaaacagagccagggacagaCCTGAATGGGGGACAACTATTAAAGGTTGTAAACATTTTGAGTGActgttgtggggggagagggggaattttgggggggtgggggggaggtgagaaggaAGGACCAAGCATCGTGCCTTGTCTCCAGTGGGAGCATGCCAGTAGGACATCTGTTTGCAATCTTGCTGCTTGCAAATCGAATTACACAGATGTGAGAGTGCACGAGATGCCATGACGTAATCTTCACAGTAGCAAACAGCCATATGTAAATCATAGTTCAGGGTGGCACTTTGTAGCTGTTGATTTGCTTATAACTACAGTTAGGGCAGAAATCTGGGAGCTGTAACTTGTTAGGGTCtcaactttgttttctttcctccttctcctgtgggagaagggtaaccaccttctGCTAGATATtccctaggccaggggttctcaaacttttttgctggggtcccctttgaaaatatttcaggcagtTGACACCTCCAATatcaggccacccttacttctgtgttgctgctggcagtggtaCTGCCTTTAAAGCTGGGCACCTAGCCAGCAGCTGCTGATCTCTGattgcccagctctaaaggcagcacagaagtaatggtggcaatactgtaatccctgccccccccccccccccactggccttgtgacccccttttgagtcaggatccacagtttgagaaatgctgccttaTGCTCAGGCAGATTCAAACAAAGTAGTATCCTGCTTTCCCTGagatgcttcctgcccccatcccagcctaGCAGTGGAGCCGCCAGGACTAATCCCTTGCCTATAGTACTGATTTGCCTGCTGCAAGGGactgctgagcatctgcagcagggagaggataGTAGCTGCTTCAGTGAGGGAGGCATTGCCCCTACTTGACTGATTCAAGCAACTCTCTAAATTTCAGGGCTCAGAATGATGAGTTTACAATAAGATTCTGTCACTTTGCAACTTGGCACCCAGGTTGGACGCCACTGGCTTAATTTCACTGCTGCACTCGATTCAATTTCCTGATCTCAGGAAATGTCCTATTCTGACTCAACTTGGCTGACTTCAGATGGGAACTGAACAGCTTGTTTAAGGTCTAAGTGAGTCTGTCTGTATCAAACTAAATGAACCCTGGGTGCTTGACTCATTCTTCTGCTATAATCATTAGACTGCAACTTAAGTTCTGTATGAGCAAAGTAATTATCTTTCTAGCTTGCTCCTGTAAGCATCTGGATTCAGCAGCCAGAGTCCTGTCTTGTCAGTGCTGTTCACTATGCCCAGTATGAAATGGGAAACACCTATTATGAGTCACAACATTTAACAGGGCAATACATATAAACTGCAAAGGTGTAGTTTATAAAGGTAAATCAGCTTGTATATGGCAATAGGCTTTCTAATTGAAAGGATTAAAGACTTATTGTTGGCTTAGTGTATGACTCAAAATACTGCATTCTCCTTTAGGGACTTCCATTCTAGAtataacttttttgttttcttttaaaccatcAATATTGCCCAGCTGGGTGCATCAGTGTTGCAAAAAATTTACTGAGGGTATCGAGCTTTAAAAGGCTCTACAATTTACACTACCCAAGCCCCTAATtcaattttcttttcctctcaggATTTGGGATTTCTTGATGCCTCTGCACTAGTTTTATATTAGTGTGCCATCAAGTATTTAGCCGTCTCTTCCTGAACACCACTCTGCTGCTTCAATCTTTCCTCTTATATTGAGGCAGTAACTTGCCTATCATGAGCGTCCAACATCCAATCAGTGTCTCCTCTTCAGATTGTAGTGTCTTCTTCATTAGAAGTCCAAGCCTTTTTAAGCTGTAGCTGACAGCAATGGCAACTGCAAAGGGGCTTGTCATAGTATTCTACTCATAGCACTAGAGTCTCAACCTCTCTCCCAACTTCCAATGCCAGGCCTTCTCTACATGTACTCCATGAAGTAGTGGGAATAAGGGCAGTGTGTGGTAAGAGGGGAAATAAACTTTTTAACATGACATGTTTGCTTGTTTCTCGCTTTTCCGTCTATATAGGGATTCACACTTACCAAGCCTGTATCTTCCTTGGCTTCAAACCGCCATACTTAAACCACCAGATCAGTTAAGTTTGAATCTAGGTGCATTTGTACCTAATCAGTGCTAAAATGGGACCTCTCTCCTGTTTAACTCCAACCCAGTTAGATTGGTCAAAATATAATCATCTCTGTTAATGCTAGAAAATAACTTTGCTGGGCTGGTAATGAGCCCCTTGATATCAGAGTGCAGAAATCTGATATTGGAAGTATTGGTCAAGAATGATGGTACTAAGGGTCCTGAGAACACTGTTTAGACTATTGATTTGGCAAGTGTTCCTGAGATTCCTTGACTTAGTAGGTACTCCTAAATCTAGTACTGCACCAGTAAACCTAGCTATAGAGCAGGCCTGTCAACTGATGAGGTGACCCACATGTGGAACATGAACAGGTATCTGGGTTGTGTGCTTGCTTTTCTTCTGGGAGTTGAACTGGGGGTATTGATGGGATCCCCAGTCATGAGAAGGCAGTGGGAGCCTGGTGGGTGACTTATAAGCAGTGACTCTAAATGTTCGCTTACTCACTTAGCTAGCTGAGAGCTCTGTGGAATTTTGAGTTAAAATGACACTTTGTcctctggaaaaataaaatactccTAAACATTGTAGTCTGAGATTTGGAGGGGATGGCAAGTAGTTTGTAAAGTTCTTATCCATCCATTGTGTAAGCTAATGCTATTACCATGAGTGCCAGTGTTAGAAAATTTTTAAGCCTAATACAGGTTAAAGTGTCATCTGACTCAATTTTCTAGTGTTGGCCTTGCAAAGAACTACTTACTGATAATTCTTTAATTACCCAGTGAAGGTGGCGTCTTCAAGGCTCATCTCACTTTTCCAAAAGACTATCCTCTCAGGCCGCCGAAGATGAAGTTCATCACAGAAATCTGGCATCCAAATGGTAAGAATTGCTACCGTTTTAGTTTTCTCTACTTGTAAATGAAATTGAAGGTGTGGCTAAAAAAAATTAGCCAGAGTTGACGTCTTCTGTTATAAGAAACCTGTAACAACCCCACTGTTTAGCTAACTGCCAGATCTTGTTATATACTATTTCTCCTCTCCATACTTGACACTTCAGGGGTCTAGAGGTCTGCTCTCCAAGCATCTGCATCAGCCTTTCCAAGGTTTAGGCAGCATGTATTGATGTGCTGTGTCTTGGCCCAGAGAAACAGGTGGGGCCTTCTCCTTAATGTAAGTCTTTGgtctggggaaagaaaaaaactggGTCCTTGGGTTAACTTTACATCACTGGCTTGGCAGATACAAGCTGGAAGGTGAAAAGAAGTGACTTTTCCCTTCTGTCTTCTGAAGACAAAGTTTCTATAGTCACACCTATATTGGGCTGAAGAACTTTACTGAGTTCCATAAATCTGTAGTAAAGCTTAGCAGCAAACCAGCACAAAGTGCTTCCGTGAgatggggaagagacagaggCCTAATAGTGACATCAAGTCAAATCCCAACTTTCACATACATTGACTGACTGACATCCACAGGGAAGACATGGCTTTATACCCACTCCTTAAGGTATAGATCACCTGCCCTGCCAGGGGGGTTTGCTGGCTGTACATCAAAGACTCTGAACTCAGATTTATGCATTCAcaagtgggggggggaaatagccGCTAAACTGAAAATGGAGGTATCAAAATGGTCCACAGGGCCACTTAGTTTTCCATGTGTTCTTGGATGGATCAGATAAGTGATTAGTCTACAGTTAAACTGTAACCTTTTTGGTATGAAAAAGGTGAAGATCTGATTTTGTAGAAATATGAAAGGGCTACAATTAAACTGAACACTTAAACTGTCAAAGTACTCAGCGTACCCATATTAAGGTAGATATTTGctttaaataaattaaagtaGACTAGGGCAAGCCTACTGTCTTGCCAAATTTCAGTTTTTGCAGCTTCTTTGTAAAGTCCTCGAACAGTGATATAAACTTGACAGTGTCTTGAAAGAATGTCTTCCCTGAAACTTCCCACAGCTAACTGTTTTGAAGGTACTTGGATAGAACACTTGTTTGGATGGAGAATAGCATCCCCATATAATACCTTGAAGCCAGCAATTTAATCAACACTAAAATATACCTAATGTGACTGCTTGACTTTGTAGTTGACAAGAACGGTGATGTCTGCATTTCCATTCTTCATGAGCCAGGAGAAGACAAATATGGCTATGAAAAACCTGAGGAACGCTGGCTTCCCATCCACACAGTGGAAACTATAATGATTAGTGTCATTTCTATGCTGGCAGATCCCAATGGTGACTCTCCTGCTAATGTTGATGCAGCGGTAAGACTCCTGGTTTGTAAATACAGTGGTGCTATGTGTAGCAGAAAGCTTATTTATTGTAAATGCAAAAACCTGAAGGGCATATTTTATGACTTGGTAAGCATGGTATTAGATGACTGGTAAGCAAAGACTGTACTCTTGCCCAGTAAAAATGTACGTGTAATGAAGCTTAATAGCTAGTCTTAAAGGCTAGCGTCTGAAATTCCGCCCCAGAATTGCTTTGTGGATTACTTTTTCTTGGTAAACAAGTATTTGTTGCTAACTACAGACAAAATCCTCCTGCTTTATAGGCTGAACAAGGCAGACACTGAAACAGACTTGTCAGATAGCAGCTTACACAGGATACAGAAACAGGCAGGGTAGAGACTTTCTGCAGTAAATTTTGGGGCTTGGTTGCTCAAATGTAATCGAAAAACTTCAGCTGTCTCCATAGCAGTGAAACTTGATGTAAGTGGCTATGACTATGACTAGATACAACTTGTCAACCAGTGATCTGAAGATGTAAAATACAACTCTTGTAGCTCACAACTCCTGTGTCTTTCAGTCTATGCTGGAAACCCTTTCTGATGGTTCATATGCTACTTAGCATGTAGTGCAGAAAAGGTTTGTTTAGGGAGTCTTTTGTGTCTTGGATGAGACTAACCATAGAAACTGATGCAGGGATCTCAGCAGGAAAAGTTGGTGATAAAAATGTATCTGTTCTTCCTCTTGCCCCTAAAACGTCAGCCTATGTCAGTGTCATGAGTATAGAGTTAAACAGTGTATACATGGGAGTTAATGTCTTCTTTTACAGACTTTAAATAGTGGAGGAATTGCCACTTAAagttgggagagggggagaaatctAAATTAAGATGAGAAGGTCTTTAATAATGCAGGAGGCTGTAGGGATGTGTGTCTAGTGTCACTCTGCTGAAGTGGGAGCTCAGCTTTCCCAAGTCTGGGAAAGCTAGTGGTACAGTATGAGGGTCAGTCTTGATTAGTAGACTTGTCCTCAAATCAGTGGTGGAAACAGTCTTTTCCCAATACAAAATAGCTATCAAAGAAAGCAGTTCTTGGTTATTTTTCTGTACACATCCAACCACTCATGCTGTGCATGTTACCATTGGAGACTTGAGTATCAAGGAGACACAGATCTTTCATACAGCAAACTTGAATCCTGTGGAGGAGCAAACTGTGCTTTAAATGCCCAATAGTGTGTAGTACATTTTAGTTCTCTAATGACAATTTAACACTAATCTGTAGCTGACTTTTTCTGGTTTCTACATACTTATTTTTACACACTACATCTGGTGATCTTTCACCAAAACTTCCAGTAACTAGCTTCTTTGAAAAGTGTGCTACTGCTTTCCCAGTAGGTATTTTGTGAAAGGGACACTCCTTCTGCG from Chelonia mydas isolate rCheMyd1 chromosome 17, rCheMyd1.pri.v2, whole genome shotgun sequence carries:
- the UBE2G1 gene encoding ubiquitin-conjugating enzyme E2 G1 isoform X1; amino-acid sequence: MTELQSALLLRRQLAELNKNPVEGFSAGLIDDNDLYRWEVLIIGPPDTLYEGGVFKAHLTFPKDYPLRPPKMKFITEIWHPNVDKNGDVCISILHEPGEDKYGYEKPEERWLPIHTVETIMISVISMLADPNGDSPANVDAAKEWREDRNGEFKRKVARCVRKSQETAFE
- the UBE2G1 gene encoding ubiquitin-conjugating enzyme E2 G1 isoform X2: MIFTDGKSSLLVLQIHCSGVFKAHLTFPKDYPLRPPKMKFITEIWHPNVDKNGDVCISILHEPGEDKYGYEKPEERWLPIHTVETIMISVISMLADPNGDSPANVDAAKEWREDRNGEFKRKVARCVRKSQETAFE